The following proteins are encoded in a genomic region of Paenibacillus sp. FSL R7-0273:
- a CDS encoding PdaC/SigV domain-containing protein, giving the protein MNIILKEQLRKWGTGMMAAGLLLGGGLLPAEAAQAAPATAQAKAVQSSVVLKWNGVVTPQTGVYSGGKVWVPVSFLRDSLKMPVTYDQADKIYSIGKGNTLTKLMVSDYSIAISVNNYFLGDYEAKNINNRLYIPFDLMTDYLGYQGDWSAATGRLNIMKQKQNAITINTESFIKESEDAPIKLDYPQVSGLANSDAQKKINDMLKQQTLNYAADAEKQIANKTEDDRPYEFQGGYVVTYNKDGVLSLVTEQYGYTGGAHGMTYRNAFTFSLKDGKRLLIGDLLKANPNYKKELNAKLAKQIKAEGGYLGGFTGLNSEKYFYLKDGKLVVFFQLYEYTAYASGFPQFTFTFKELLPDGSSPFASLK; this is encoded by the coding sequence ATGAATATTATACTTAAGGAACAGCTCCGTAAATGGGGAACAGGAATGATGGCGGCAGGGCTGCTGCTCGGAGGCGGGCTGCTGCCTGCAGAAGCTGCTCAAGCTGCACCGGCAACAGCACAGGCCAAGGCAGTCCAATCTTCAGTTGTGCTGAAATGGAATGGCGTTGTTACGCCGCAGACTGGTGTATACAGCGGAGGGAAGGTATGGGTGCCTGTCAGCTTTTTGCGGGATAGCCTGAAAATGCCCGTCACCTATGATCAGGCTGATAAAATCTATTCTATCGGCAAAGGTAACACGTTAACTAAGCTGATGGTTTCGGATTACAGCATCGCTATTTCTGTAAATAATTATTTTCTCGGAGATTATGAAGCAAAAAATATAAATAACCGGTTATACATCCCGTTTGATCTGATGACCGATTATCTGGGCTACCAGGGGGACTGGAGCGCTGCTACCGGCCGTTTGAACATTATGAAGCAGAAGCAAAACGCCATTACGATTAATACAGAGAGCTTCATTAAGGAGTCGGAGGATGCTCCAATCAAGCTGGATTACCCGCAGGTCAGCGGACTGGCTAATTCTGATGCGCAGAAAAAGATCAATGATATGCTCAAGCAGCAGACTCTCAATTATGCGGCAGACGCCGAAAAGCAGATTGCCAACAAAACAGAGGATGACCGGCCGTATGAATTCCAGGGCGGCTATGTTGTTACGTACAACAAAGACGGTGTACTCAGCCTTGTGACAGAGCAATACGGCTATACCGGCGGAGCTCATGGGATGACCTACCGCAATGCGTTTACCTTCTCGCTGAAGGATGGTAAGCGCCTGCTGATCGGTGACCTGCTGAAGGCCAATCCGAATTACAAAAAAGAGCTGAATGCCAAGCTGGCTAAGCAGATCAAAGCAGAGGGCGGTTACCTCGGCGGCTTCACCGGGCTGAATTCGGAGAAATACTTCTACCTGAAGGATGGCAAGCTTGTTGTGTTCTTCCAGCTGTATGAGTATACCGCATATGCTTCCGGCTTCCCGCAGTTTACCTTTACGTTCAAGGAGCTGCTGCCGGATGGCAGCAGTCCGTTTGCTTCGCTGAAGTAA
- a CDS encoding sugar-binding transcriptional regulator: protein MRNLLEIQKQLLPDLMETLKRRYTILHQIMLSDIIGRRTLAASLDMTERVLRAETDLLKSQGLIEIESVGMRISDAGRRTLDLLEPIAKSLFGLDDLEEKIRSTYDLSKVIIVPGDCESSPFTKRELGRAGAKAFLGVLHSDDTVAVTGGSTLAEMADQLTLPLSASYKNAWVVPARGGLGESMEIQANTIASTMAKRIGANYRLLHVPDLLSEEAYQSLGHDSNIGEIVQIIRRSRIIVHGIGDALEMTRRRRLDETTVSEIQAEGAVAESFGYYFNEAGEVVHTMRTIGLRLEDILRTEVVIGIAGGKRKAKAIHAMLRFGQEDILVIDEAAAVEIGKEIDIELQHVL, encoded by the coding sequence ATGCGCAATTTATTGGAAATCCAAAAGCAGCTTCTGCCGGATCTCATGGAAACCCTTAAGAGACGTTACACGATTCTACATCAGATCATGCTGTCCGATATTATTGGACGCAGAACACTGGCCGCGTCGCTGGATATGACCGAGCGGGTACTGCGCGCCGAGACGGATCTTCTGAAATCGCAAGGGCTCATTGAGATCGAGAGTGTCGGCATGCGTATTAGCGATGCCGGTCGCAGAACGCTTGACCTGCTGGAGCCGATCGCCAAGAGCCTGTTTGGCCTGGACGATCTGGAAGAGAAGATCCGCTCAACGTATGATCTTAGTAAAGTAATAATCGTGCCCGGGGATTGCGAATCATCCCCGTTCACCAAGCGTGAGCTGGGGCGTGCAGGCGCCAAGGCTTTTCTGGGTGTGCTGCACAGTGACGACACCGTCGCCGTAACAGGCGGCTCTACACTTGCTGAGATGGCTGACCAGCTGACCCTGCCTTTATCCGCCTCCTATAAGAATGCATGGGTTGTCCCTGCACGCGGAGGGCTCGGAGAGAGCATGGAGATTCAGGCCAATACGATTGCTTCAACCATGGCTAAGCGGATCGGAGCAAATTACCGTCTGCTGCATGTGCCGGATCTGCTCAGCGAGGAAGCCTACCAGTCGCTTGGGCATGACTCGAACATCGGAGAGATTGTACAAATCATCCGCAGATCGCGTATTATTGTTCATGGGATAGGCGATGCCCTGGAAATGACCCGCCGCCGCAGGCTGGATGAGACTACGGTCTCGGAGATTCAGGCCGAAGGTGCGGTTGCCGAATCGTTCGGCTACTATTTTAATGAAGCTGGTGAGGTTGTCCATACCATGCGTACGATCGGGCTGCGGTTAGAGGATATCCTCCGTACAGAGGTCGTTATCGGTATCGCAGGGGGCAAACGCAAAGCCAAGGCAATCCACGCAATGCTGCGCTTCGGACAAGAGGATATTCTGGTTATTGATGAGGCTGCTGCTGTCGAAATCGGCAAAGAAATCGACATAGAGTTGCAGCATGTGCTATAG
- the tpiA gene encoding triose-phosphate isomerase, whose product MSRTPIIAGNWKMFKTVPEAEGFIAEVKGKAEVEGVETVICAPFTNLPALVAAVKGTSIKIGAQNLHFEDNGAYTGEISGVMLKDLGVDYVIIGHSERRAYFGETDEIVNKKMHAAFRHGITPIVCVGEKLEEREADQTKEVCKVQTEGAFAGLSAEQAAQVVIAYEPIWAIGTGKSSTSQDANEVIAYIRTLVKDLYDEATAEVVRIQYGGSVKPENVTEYMSQSDIDGALVGGASLQPASFVSLVEGAL is encoded by the coding sequence ATGAGCAGAACACCTATTATCGCAGGCAACTGGAAAATGTTCAAAACCGTTCCGGAAGCTGAAGGCTTCATCGCTGAAGTTAAAGGTAAGGCGGAAGTGGAAGGCGTGGAAACTGTAATTTGCGCTCCTTTTACTAACCTGCCTGCCCTGGTAGCAGCGGTTAAAGGCACAAGCATCAAAATCGGTGCACAAAACCTGCACTTTGAAGATAACGGAGCTTACACAGGCGAAATCAGCGGCGTTATGCTGAAGGACCTTGGCGTAGACTACGTAATCATCGGGCACTCTGAGCGCCGCGCTTATTTCGGCGAAACAGATGAAATTGTAAACAAAAAAATGCACGCGGCATTCCGCCACGGCATCACTCCTATTGTATGTGTCGGCGAAAAGCTTGAAGAGCGCGAAGCTGACCAGACTAAGGAAGTTTGCAAAGTACAGACTGAAGGTGCTTTTGCCGGTCTGAGTGCTGAGCAGGCAGCTCAGGTTGTTATCGCATATGAGCCAATCTGGGCGATTGGTACTGGTAAATCCTCTACTTCCCAAGATGCCAACGAAGTTATTGCGTACATCCGTACTCTTGTAAAAGATCTGTACGATGAAGCAACAGCTGAAGTTGTCCGTATTCAATACGGCGGCAGCGTGAAGCCTGAGAATGTAACGGAGTACATGAGTCAAAGCGACATCGACGGCGCTCTCGTCGGCGGTGCCAGCCTGCAGCCTGCTTCCTTCGTTTCACTCGTTGAGGGGGCATTGTAA
- a CDS encoding GDSL-type esterase/lipase family protein, producing the protein MSYQYTAIGDSLTTGFGALPGNGFVPVYRRMAEARLRTPVRLTNLGVNGLTTDGLEQRLKGDYNFRLAVQEADLITISIGGNDLIKAAKAAGARPGDLSPLLQKALRGCKRNINDIMGTLSQLNAGMNKPYIIRIVGLYNPYPQIDEATEWVRQFNRYTSGYSSRVCGFASIYNEFAGNERSLLFLDHIHPNGRGYRVIAGKLDALGYGRLG; encoded by the coding sequence ATGAGCTATCAGTACACAGCAATCGGGGATTCCCTGACGACGGGCTTCGGGGCGCTGCCCGGGAACGGCTTCGTGCCGGTCTACCGCAGAATGGCGGAGGCCCGGCTGCGGACACCCGTCCGGCTGACGAATCTCGGCGTAAACGGCCTGACCACGGACGGGCTGGAGCAGCGGCTGAAGGGGGACTATAACTTCCGCCTGGCTGTGCAGGAGGCTGATCTGATTACGATATCGATTGGCGGAAATGACCTGATCAAGGCGGCCAAGGCAGCAGGAGCCCGTCCCGGTGATCTGTCACCGCTGCTGCAAAAGGCACTGCGGGGCTGCAAGCGTAACATCAATGATATTATGGGCACATTGTCGCAGCTAAATGCGGGCATGAATAAGCCCTACATTATCCGGATTGTCGGATTATATAATCCCTACCCGCAGATAGATGAAGCAACGGAGTGGGTCCGGCAGTTTAACCGCTATACTTCCGGCTACAGCAGCCGGGTCTGCGGGTTTGCCTCCATCTATAACGAATTTGCCGGCAATGAACGCAGCTTATTATTCCTTGACCATATTCATCCCAACGGCAGGGGCTACCGGGTTATAGCCGGCAAGCTGGACGCTCTGGGGTATGGACGGCTGGGTTAA
- the gap gene encoding type I glyceraldehyde-3-phosphate dehydrogenase, with amino-acid sequence MSVKVGINGFGRIGRLAFRRIQNVEGIEVVAINDLTDAKMLAHLLKYDTTQGKFQGDVEVHDGFFKVNGKEVKVLANRNPEELPWGDLGVDIVLECTGFFTTKEAAEKHLKGGAKKVVISAPATGDMKTVVYNVNHDILDGSETVISGASCTTNCLAPMAKVLNDKFGIVEGLMTTIHAYTGDQNTLDAPHAKGDFRRARAAAENIIPNTTGAAKAIGLVIPELKGKLDGAAQRVPVATGSLTELVTVLDKSVTVEEINAAMKEASDPETYGYTEDEIVSSDIKGMTFGSLYDATQTKVLTVGDKQLVKTVAWYDNEMSYTAQLVRTLEHFAKLAK; translated from the coding sequence ATGAGTGTAAAAGTTGGTATTAACGGTTTTGGACGTATTGGACGCCTTGCATTCCGCCGTATTCAAAATGTAGAAGGTATCGAAGTGGTAGCAATCAACGACTTGACTGACGCTAAGATGCTTGCTCATTTGCTTAAATATGATACAACTCAAGGTAAATTCCAGGGAGACGTTGAAGTTCATGACGGATTCTTCAAAGTAAACGGTAAAGAAGTTAAGGTTCTTGCGAACCGTAACCCAGAAGAACTGCCTTGGGGCGACCTCGGTGTAGACATCGTTCTGGAGTGCACAGGCTTCTTCACAACTAAAGAAGCTGCTGAAAAGCACCTTAAAGGCGGAGCTAAAAAAGTAGTTATCTCTGCTCCAGCTACTGGCGACATGAAAACTGTTGTTTACAACGTTAACCATGACATCCTTGATGGTTCCGAAACAGTAATCTCCGGCGCATCTTGCACAACTAACTGCCTGGCTCCAATGGCAAAAGTTCTGAACGACAAGTTCGGAATCGTTGAAGGCCTGATGACTACTATTCACGCTTACACTGGCGACCAGAACACTCTTGATGCTCCACACGCTAAAGGTGACTTCAGACGCGCACGTGCAGCTGCTGAAAACATCATTCCTAACACTACCGGTGCTGCAAAAGCAATCGGTCTGGTAATTCCAGAACTGAAAGGCAAACTTGACGGAGCAGCACAACGCGTGCCTGTTGCTACAGGTTCCCTGACTGAGCTGGTTACTGTTCTTGATAAATCCGTAACTGTTGAAGAAATCAACGCAGCAATGAAAGAAGCTTCCGATCCGGAAACTTACGGATACACTGAAGATGAAATCGTATCTTCCGACATCAAGGGCATGACTTTCGGTTCCCTGTACGATGCAACACAAACCAAAGTTCTGACTGTTGGCGACAAGCAGCTGGTTAAGACTGTTGCTTGGTATGACAACGAAATGTCCTACACTGCACAGCTGGTTCGCACTTTGGAACACTTCGCAAAACTGGCTAAGTAA
- the gpmI gene encoding 2,3-bisphosphoglycerate-independent phosphoglycerate mutase → MSSPRPVALIIMDGFGLRNTDEGNAVAQANKPNYDRYLKQYPNTTLTACGEAVGLPEGQMGNSEVGHLNIGAGRIVYQDLTRIDKSIRDGEFFENETLVAAVKSAKTTGKKLHLYALVSDGGVHSHINHLFAMLDLAKKEDMHEVYIHAFMDGRDVAPDSGQKFVQDLVAKIEEVGVGTIATVSGRYYAMDRDKRWERVEKAYRAMVYGEGPKYTDALQAITASYQNSVYDEFVEPSVIVDSNDQPVGVVESGDSVVFLNFRPDRAIQLSQVFTNSDFRGFDRGPLFPQGLHFVCLTTFSETVQGYVAYSPKNLDNTLGEVLVQNNKKQLRIAETEKYPHVTFFFSGGRDEELPGETRILINSPKVATYDLQPEMSAYEVAAACVAEIEADRQDAIILNFANPDMVGHSGMLEPTIKAVEVTDECVGKVVDAVVAKGGVAIIIADHGNADMVFDENGRPFTAHTTNPVPFIVTTENVVLRESGILADVAPTILDLMGLPQPAEMTGQSMIASRK, encoded by the coding sequence ATGTCATCTCCAAGACCTGTAGCTCTGATTATCATGGACGGTTTCGGTTTGCGCAATACGGATGAAGGCAACGCGGTTGCCCAAGCCAACAAGCCTAACTACGACCGTTATCTGAAGCAATATCCGAACACTACGCTTACCGCCTGCGGTGAAGCTGTAGGCCTGCCTGAAGGACAAATGGGCAACTCGGAGGTAGGACACCTTAACATCGGCGCAGGACGGATCGTATACCAGGATCTGACCCGTATCGACAAGTCGATCCGTGACGGTGAGTTCTTTGAGAACGAAACGCTGGTTGCTGCTGTAAAAAGCGCTAAGACCACCGGCAAAAAGCTTCACCTGTATGCGCTCGTTTCCGACGGCGGCGTGCACAGTCACATTAACCACCTGTTTGCCATGCTGGATCTGGCCAAGAAAGAAGATATGCACGAAGTGTATATCCATGCATTCATGGACGGCCGCGACGTAGCGCCTGACAGCGGACAAAAGTTCGTTCAGGATCTGGTTGCGAAGATCGAAGAAGTTGGCGTAGGTACAATTGCTACGGTATCCGGACGCTACTACGCGATGGATCGTGACAAACGCTGGGAACGTGTAGAGAAGGCCTACCGTGCAATGGTATATGGCGAAGGCCCTAAATATACCGATGCCCTGCAGGCAATCACTGCATCCTACCAGAATTCCGTGTATGATGAATTCGTTGAGCCTAGTGTAATCGTGGACAGTAATGATCAGCCGGTAGGCGTAGTGGAAAGCGGCGATTCTGTCGTATTCCTGAACTTCCGTCCTGACCGTGCGATTCAGCTGTCGCAGGTATTCACTAACTCTGATTTCCGCGGCTTTGACCGCGGGCCGCTCTTCCCGCAGGGTCTGCACTTCGTGTGCCTGACCACGTTCAGTGAAACGGTGCAGGGCTACGTAGCCTACTCGCCGAAGAACCTGGACAACACACTGGGTGAAGTGCTGGTACAGAATAACAAGAAGCAGCTGCGTATTGCGGAAACTGAAAAGTACCCGCACGTAACCTTCTTCTTCAGCGGCGGACGCGATGAAGAGCTTCCTGGCGAAACCCGTATCCTGATTAACTCGCCAAAAGTGGCAACCTATGATCTGCAGCCTGAGATGAGCGCATACGAAGTGGCGGCGGCCTGCGTAGCGGAGATCGAAGCGGACAGACAGGATGCCATTATCCTGAACTTTGCGAACCCTGATATGGTAGGCCACTCCGGCATGCTGGAGCCTACAATCAAGGCGGTTGAAGTAACGGATGAATGTGTGGGTAAAGTCGTGGATGCTGTTGTTGCCAAGGGCGGTGTTGCGATTATCATTGCCGATCATGGTAATGCTGATATGGTATTCGACGAGAATGGCCGACCATTCACCGCCCATACCACCAATCCGGTTCCTTTCATCGTAACCACTGAGAATGTTGTTCTGCGCGAATCCGGTATCCTTGCCGATGTAGCACCGACAATTCTGGATCTGATGGGACTTCCGCAGCCTGCGGAAATGACCGGACAATCCATGATTGCCAGCCGCAAATAA
- a CDS encoding YesK family protein, producing the protein MVLLAGILTGLLIVFISLFLSRDHGWRRRLIYYPAITGLAGGVILLVLSFLVIRGWEGIAYAFFAAPVIIISAIILLTLALLRSRA; encoded by the coding sequence ATGGTATTGTTAGCGGGTATACTAACCGGCCTACTGATTGTATTCATTAGTCTATTTTTATCACGGGACCATGGCTGGCGCAGAAGGCTGATCTATTATCCGGCGATTACTGGACTAGCGGGCGGAGTAATCTTGCTTGTGCTCAGTTTTTTAGTTATCAGGGGCTGGGAGGGTATCGCCTATGCTTTCTTTGCTGCTCCGGTTATAATCATCTCTGCTATAATACTGCTGACCTTAGCCTTATTAAGAAGCAGGGCATAA
- a CDS encoding SIMPL domain-containing protein: MKKWGKSIGAVLLAGSLIVGGMGLSSVFKGPEKAYAAEEITRNIVSVTGKGELSIKPDIVYLSIGANSSAETAQDAQKANAAKIAKVTAQLKTTWGIADKDIQTTQFNVQPNYTYSEKDGQQVKGYIAQHTLQVAYRDLTKVGALLDAASAAGANNIGNAQFAIEDPSAFEAQAIEKAMANADVKAAAIAKAAKRSLGQVVTVTQNEDNNNPVFYMENAAMSKASADTAGGTSVEPGQVKVTTQLSVVYELK, encoded by the coding sequence ATGAAAAAATGGGGCAAATCAATTGGAGCAGTATTGCTGGCAGGAAGTTTAATTGTTGGAGGAATGGGGCTGAGCAGTGTGTTTAAAGGTCCTGAGAAGGCTTACGCGGCTGAAGAAATCACCCGTAACATCGTTAGTGTAACAGGCAAAGGCGAGCTTTCGATCAAGCCGGACATCGTCTATCTGTCGATCGGTGCGAATTCCTCCGCCGAAACAGCGCAGGATGCGCAGAAGGCCAATGCAGCCAAGATCGCCAAGGTAACCGCGCAGCTCAAGACAACGTGGGGAATTGCTGACAAGGACATTCAGACCACCCAGTTCAACGTTCAGCCTAACTACACCTACAGCGAGAAGGACGGACAGCAGGTAAAAGGCTACATTGCACAGCACACGCTGCAGGTTGCTTACCGTGATCTGACCAAGGTCGGCGCACTGCTGGATGCAGCTTCAGCTGCAGGCGCGAACAACATCGGCAACGCGCAGTTTGCGATTGAAGACCCTTCCGCTTTTGAAGCGCAGGCTATCGAGAAGGCTATGGCTAATGCTGACGTAAAAGCTGCAGCCATTGCTAAAGCTGCTAAACGCAGCCTGGGCCAGGTCGTTACGGTAACCCAGAATGAAGACAACAACAACCCTGTATTTTACATGGAAAATGCAGCAATGAGCAAGGCTTCCGCAGACACTGCCGGAGGCACCTCTGTTGAGCCGGGCCAGGTTAAGGTTACTACCCAGCTTAGCGTAGTGTATGAATTGAAATAG
- the clpP gene encoding ATP-dependent Clp endopeptidase proteolytic subunit ClpP: MSYIPMVVEQSNRGERAYDIYSRLLKDRIIFLGTDVNDVVANSIIAQMLFLAAEDPDKDIHLYINSPGGSITAGMAIFDTMQYIKPDVSTICVGMAASMGAFLLNAGAKSKRFALPNSEIMIHQPLGGAQGQATDIEIRARRILKLRDKLNRILSERTGQPLERIEKDTDRDYFMTAADAAEYGIVDKVIEKTLPAGV, encoded by the coding sequence GTGAGTTATATTCCTATGGTAGTAGAACAGAGCAACCGCGGCGAACGCGCTTATGACATCTATTCCCGCCTGCTGAAGGACCGCATTATTTTCCTTGGAACGGATGTTAATGACGTGGTAGCCAATTCCATCATCGCACAAATGCTGTTCCTGGCTGCCGAAGACCCGGACAAAGACATTCACCTGTACATCAACAGCCCGGGCGGTTCGATCACAGCCGGTATGGCTATCTTTGATACAATGCAATACATCAAACCGGATGTATCCACAATCTGTGTGGGAATGGCTGCTTCCATGGGGGCCTTCCTGCTGAACGCCGGTGCCAAGAGCAAGCGCTTCGCGCTGCCGAACAGCGAAATTATGATTCACCAGCCGCTGGGCGGGGCTCAGGGCCAGGCAACGGATATCGAAATCCGTGCCCGCCGCATCCTGAAGCTGCGCGACAAGCTGAACCGCATCCTTTCCGAGCGTACCGGCCAGCCGCTGGAACGCATTGAGAAGGATACAGACCGCGATTACTTCATGACTGCCGCTGATGCAGCTGAATACGGTATCGTTGATAAAGTTATCGAGAAGACATTGCCAGCCGGCGTGTAA
- the eno gene encoding phosphopyruvate hydratase, which yields MTIISDVYAREVLDSRGNPTVEVDVYLESGAKGRAIVPSGASTGAHEAVELRDGDKSRYLGKGVLKAVENVNEIIAPEVIGMDALDQVGIDKLMITLDGTHNKGKLGANAILAVSMAVARAAAAALDIPLYVYLGGFNAKALPVPMMNIINGGEHADNNIDVQEFMVLPVGAPSFKEALRVGAEIFHNLKSVLSSKGLNTAVGDEGGFAPNLGSNEEAITTIIEAIEKAGYKPGVDVFLGMDVASTEFYKDGKYTLAGEGKSYTSAEYVDLLASWVEKYPIITIEDGMSEDDWDGWKLLTEKLGDKVQLVGDDLFVTNTERLATGIEKGIGNSILVKVNQIGTLTETFDAIEMAKRAGYTAVISHRSGESEDSTIADIAVATNAGQIKTGAPSRTDRVAKYNQLLRIEDELGELAQYNGLKSFYNLKR from the coding sequence ATGACTATTATTTCTGATGTATATGCACGCGAAGTCCTTGACTCCCGCGGTAACCCTACTGTAGAGGTTGACGTTTACCTGGAATCCGGCGCTAAAGGCCGCGCTATCGTTCCTTCCGGCGCTTCCACCGGCGCTCATGAAGCTGTTGAGCTTCGTGACGGCGACAAATCCCGTTACCTGGGCAAAGGCGTTCTGAAGGCTGTTGAGAACGTGAACGAAATTATCGCTCCAGAAGTAATCGGTATGGACGCTCTTGACCAAGTGGGCATCGACAAGCTGATGATCACTCTGGACGGAACCCACAACAAAGGCAAGCTGGGCGCTAACGCAATCCTGGCAGTTTCCATGGCAGTAGCTCGCGCAGCTGCAGCAGCTCTGGACATTCCTTTGTACGTATACCTGGGCGGATTCAACGCTAAAGCACTGCCGGTACCAATGATGAACATCATCAACGGTGGTGAGCATGCTGACAACAACATCGACGTTCAAGAGTTCATGGTTCTGCCTGTTGGAGCTCCTAGCTTCAAAGAAGCTCTTCGCGTAGGCGCTGAAATCTTCCACAACCTGAAATCCGTACTGAGCTCCAAAGGCCTGAACACAGCTGTAGGTGACGAAGGCGGCTTCGCTCCAAACCTTGGTTCGAACGAAGAAGCAATCACTACAATCATCGAAGCAATCGAAAAAGCCGGTTACAAACCAGGCGTTGACGTATTCCTTGGTATGGACGTAGCTTCCACTGAGTTCTACAAAGATGGTAAATACACACTTGCTGGTGAAGGCAAATCCTACACTTCCGCTGAGTATGTTGACCTTCTGGCTTCCTGGGTTGAGAAATACCCAATCATCACAATCGAAGACGGCATGTCCGAAGACGACTGGGATGGCTGGAAATTGCTCACTGAAAAATTGGGCGATAAAGTTCAATTGGTTGGTGATGACCTGTTCGTTACTAACACTGAGCGTCTTGCTACAGGTATCGAAAAAGGTATCGGTAACTCCATCCTGGTTAAGGTTAACCAGATTGGTACACTGACTGAAACCTTCGATGCTATCGAAATGGCTAAACGTGCCGGCTACACTGCTGTTATCTCCCACCGTTCCGGTGAGTCCGAAGACAGCACAATCGCTGACATCGCTGTTGCTACCAATGCTGGCCAGATCAAAACAGGTGCTCCTTCCCGTACTGACCGTGTTGCCAAGTACAACCAATTGCTTCGCATCGAAGACGAACTGGGTGAACTGGCTCAATACAACGGCCTGAAATCCTTCTACAACCTCAAAAGATAA
- the secG gene encoding preprotein translocase subunit SecG, whose protein sequence is MDILLKVVLLIFSVGLIAVVLLQKGKSAGLSGAISGGAEHLFGKTKARGMELVLQRVTVGLAAGFFIMSIVVAVFVD, encoded by the coding sequence ATGGATATCCTTTTGAAAGTAGTGCTCCTGATTTTTTCCGTCGGTCTGATTGCGGTCGTTCTTCTGCAAAAGGGGAAAAGCGCAGGTCTTTCCGGTGCCATCTCCGGCGGTGCTGAGCATCTCTTCGGTAAAACCAAAGCACGCGGTATGGAACTCGTACTGCAGCGTGTAACAGTTGGACTGGCAGCCGGTTTCTTCATTATGTCGATCGTTGTTGCCGTTTTTGTTGACTAA
- a CDS encoding phosphoglycerate kinase, which translates to MNKKSVRDVEVAGKRVFVRVDFNVPVEDGKITDDTRIRETLPTIKYLIENGAKVILASHMGRPKGQFVDSMRLTVAAERLSELLGKPVAKADEAVGEAVKAQIAELNEGDVLVLENVRFYPGEEKNDPELAKQFAELADLFVNDAFGAAHRAHASTEGIAHFLPAVSGLLMEKELSVLGKALSNPERPFTAIIGGSKVKDKIDVIDNLLNLADNVLIGGGLSYTFTKAQGYEIGKSLVDNDKIDAALGFIEKAKKLGKNFVLPVDVVVADKFGADANTKIVDATDIPADWEGLDIGPKTREIYANIIKDSKLVVWNGPMGVFEIDIFAEGTKAVAQACATTEGYTVIGGGDSAAAAEKFHLADQMDHISTGGGASLEFMEGKALPGVEALNDK; encoded by the coding sequence ATGAACAAAAAAAGCGTCCGTGATGTAGAAGTAGCAGGCAAACGCGTATTCGTGCGCGTCGATTTTAACGTTCCGGTGGAAGACGGCAAGATCACTGATGATACCCGTATCCGCGAAACCCTTCCAACGATTAAATACCTGATCGAAAACGGTGCAAAGGTCATTCTGGCCAGCCATATGGGCCGTCCGAAAGGTCAATTCGTTGATTCCATGCGTCTTACCGTTGCTGCTGAGCGTCTGTCCGAGCTGCTCGGCAAACCGGTAGCCAAGGCTGATGAAGCTGTCGGCGAAGCTGTTAAAGCGCAAATCGCTGAGCTGAATGAAGGCGACGTGCTAGTGCTTGAGAATGTCCGTTTCTATCCGGGCGAAGAAAAGAACGATCCTGAACTGGCTAAGCAGTTCGCTGAACTGGCTGACCTGTTCGTAAATGACGCGTTCGGCGCGGCTCACCGTGCTCATGCTTCTACTGAAGGAATCGCTCACTTCCTGCCGGCTGTATCCGGTCTGCTGATGGAGAAAGAATTGTCCGTACTGGGCAAAGCTCTTTCGAACCCTGAGCGTCCTTTCACTGCCATCATCGGCGGTTCCAAGGTTAAGGACAAAATCGACGTTATCGACAATCTCTTGAACCTGGCTGACAATGTTCTGATTGGCGGCGGCCTTTCTTATACATTCACCAAAGCTCAAGGCTATGAAATCGGTAAATCGCTGGTAGACAACGATAAAATCGATGCTGCGCTCGGATTCATCGAGAAGGCTAAAAAACTGGGCAAAAACTTCGTACTTCCGGTTGACGTTGTTGTCGCTGACAAGTTCGGTGCAGATGCCAACACCAAGATTGTAGATGCAACTGATATTCCTGCTGACTGGGAAGGTCTGGACATCGGCCCTAAAACCCGTGAAATCTACGCCAATATCATCAAAGACTCCAAGCTGGTTGTCTGGAACGGACCTATGGGCGTATTCGAAATCGATATCTTTGCTGAAGGAACCAAGGCTGTAGCGCAGGCTTGCGCAACAACTGAAGGCTACACTGTTATCGGCGGCGGTGATTCCGCAGCGGCAGCAGAAAAATTCCACCTGGCTGACCAAATGGATCACATCTCCACTGGCGGCGGCGCATCCCTGGAGTTCATGGAAGGCAAGGCACTTCCTGGCGTAGAAGCACTGAACGACAAGTAA